In Apis cerana isolate GH-2021 linkage group LG6, AcerK_1.0, whole genome shotgun sequence, the following are encoded in one genomic region:
- the LOC107993771 gene encoding JNK-interacting protein 3 isoform X1, with protein MSQIQMDQETVYGTHEDSHVVMSEKVQSLAGSIYQEFEKMIARYDEDVVKDLMPLLVNVLECLDISYTENQEREVELELLREDNEQLVTQYEREKQLRKTSDQKLLELEDVAEDERKELLSKIDSLESIVRMLELKTKNSHDHGTNYGSLSSSLHRTSLYIVRLEEKEAELKREYTRLHERYTELFKTHVDYMERTKMLVGSTERLENSTSGRGPSRLPSLGLTHMSRSSGPLSYGFQSLEASINAEDIQQENPSNTVANLRTEMLDSSSEAAIETSDKSQLTDKPVQANKTTAISRHESPETEIPPPLVTPTSPTIEKIATTPSGRSRTEREQRSGNTLYQELSFQDADALGEMDEGADITGSWVHPGEYASSVNDNFFGMGKEVENLIMENNELLATKNALNIVKDDLIVKVDELTSEQEILREEVRALQQGRERLRQKVVVLEEELKKVKEEAEAAAKAAKSDDEEDVSLAQRKRFTRVEMARVLMERNQYKERFMELQEAVRWTEMIRATKTDPSSISGGKVSVWKFFSSLFTGPADRGTLVRGPHTLPHMRYSAPTNQVVPAPPLDTMRRRTLKGRHEFFDQGDTIDTWLFWFSVGCFLASRSSEKLVARRANERREQYRQVRAHVRKEDGRLHAYGWSLPGKPSAPVRQPVPVPVYCRPLQESEPGMKIWCGAGVNLSGGKTRDGGCMVGGSVFYAAEAQEISTNTKTEAEDAIEHLDKELQENENQRVEAEQLEQHLSSLVWICTSTQKMSKVTVIDANNPADILEVFSVCQGHLLCIASVPGAKESDYAQTMNEDSIRTANGINENDNEINTISNSEQNIQKNEQEVQSSLEKNKNESDSSEEQNSENVKKSDDTNQIIPIESQSLESVDSETTNLGKVHFVKINLETPSSQLDEKDDTNEEKQNKIEEDTPIEKMSSIQPTMWLGAQNGAVFVHSAVAKWSVCLHSVELKDAALAIVHVQGRVLVALADGTVALFRRGADGQWDLSQYHVITLGSPQHSIRCMTAVSGKTVWCGYRNKIHVIDPVSMTVECTVDAHPRRESQVRQLAWLGEGVWVSIRLDSTLRLYHAHTYQHLQDVDIEPYVSKMLGTGKLGFSFVRITALLISSNRLWIGTGNGVIISVPLSESAGGSMAVSRVQAGNAKNDVPGVGVRIFASDRGVTPGSFIPYCSMAHAQLSFHGHRDAVKMFVAVPGHGGQSAVSDGSQPAMLVLSGGEGYIDFRVGDGEDTEIERSNNAVSANAEEHGEQSHLIVWQVQCPLSVPMNG; from the exons ATGAGTCAAATACAAATGGATCAAGAAACAGTATATGGAACTCATGAGGATAGTCATGTGGTCATGTCAGAAAAAGTACAATCTTTGGCTGGTAGTATTTatcaagaatttgaaaaaatgatagcTCGTTACGATGAAGATGTAGTGAAAGACCTAATGCCCCTCCTAGTCAATGTTCTAGAATGTCTAGACATATCTTATACTGAAAATCAAGAACGTGAAgttgaattagaattattaagagAAGATAACGAACAACTTGTTACGCAATATGAAAGAGAAAAGCAATTAAGAAAAACATCTGATCAA aaattattagaacTTGAAGATGTAGCagaagatgaaagaaaagaacttctatcaaaaattgatagtTTGGAATCAATTGTAAGAATGCTGGAACTGAAGACAAAAAATTCACATGATCACGGTACAAATTATGGCTCTCTCAGTTCATCCCTTCATAGAACATCCCTTTACA ttGTTCGtcttgaagaaaaagaagccgAATTGAAGCGCGAATATACTCGCCTACATGAGAGATATacggaattatttaaaacgcaTGTAGATTATATGGAAAGAACAAAAATGTTAGTTGGAAGTACagaaagattagaaaattCGACTAGTGGTCGAGGTCCATCTCGCTTACCATCTCTTGGTTTAACTCATATGTCACGAAGTTCAGGACCATTAAGCTATGGCTTTCAAAGTTTGGAAGCTAGTATAAATGCAGAGGATATTCAACAAGAAAATCCATCAAATACTGTTGCTAATTTAAGGACTGAAATGTTAGATAGTAGCAGCGAAGCTGCTATTGAGACATCTGATAAAAGTCAATTAACAGATAAACCAGTACAAGCAAATAAAACAACTGCAATTTCTAGac atgaaAGTCCAGAAACTGAAATACCTCCACCTTTGGTTACACCAACATCACCAACTATAGAGAAGATAGCTACTACTCCAAGTGGAAGAAGTAGAACAGAAAGAGAGCAACGAAGTGGTAACACATTATATCAGGAACTCAGTTTTCAAGATGCTGATGCATTAGGAGAAATGGATGAAGGAGCAGATATCACtg GTAGTTGGGTTCATCCTGGAGAATATGCTTCTTCAG TCAATGACAATTTCTTTG gaaTGGGAAAAGAAGttgaaaatcttattatggaaaataatgaattattagcTACAAA aaatgcGCTTAACATTGTTAAAGATGATTTAATAGTTAAAGTGGATGAACTCACAag tGAACAAGAAATATTACGTGAAGAAGTTCGAGCTTTACAACAAGGTAGAGAACGATTACGGCAAAAGGTTGTTGTCcttgaagaagaattaaaaaaagttaaagaagAAGCTGAAGCAGCAGCAAAAGCAGCTAAAAGCGATGATGAAGAAGATGTATCGTTAGCACAAAGAAAAAGGTTTACTAGAGTCGAGATGGCTAGAGTTCTTATGGAAAGGAATCAATATAAAGAACGTTTTATGGAACTTCAAGAAGCAGTTAGATGGACGGAAATGATACGAGCAACAAAGACTGATCCTTCTAGTATATCAGGTGGAAAAGTATCCGTGTGGAAGTT ttTTAGTAGTCTCTTCACAGGACCTGCTGATCGAGGAACGTTAGTTCGCGGACCACATACATTACCTCACATGAGATACAGTGCACCAACCAATCAAGTTGTTCCAGCACCACCTCTGGACACTATGCGTAGACGTACGTTGAAAGGTCGCCATGAGTTTTTCGACCAAGGAGACACCAT AGATACCTGGTTATTCTGGTTTTCGGTGGGGTGCTTTTTGGCCAGCAG ATCTTCTGAGAAACTCGTAGCGAGACGTGCAAATGAACGAAGAGAACAATATCGTCAAGTTCGCGCTCATGTTAGAAAAGAGGATGGACGATTACACGCTTATGGCTGGAGTTTACCTGGAAAACCAAGTGCTCCAGTTAGACAACCTGTTCCTGTGCCTGTCTATTGCAGACCTTTACAGGAATCTGAGCCTGGCATGaag ATATGGTGTGGTGCTGGTGTAAACTTAAGTGGTGGTAAAACTCGAGATGGTGGTTGTATGGTTGGAGGAAGCGTATTTTATGCTGCTGAAGCTCAAGAAATAAGTACGAACACAAAAACTGAAGCAGAAGATGCTATCGAACATTTAGATAAGGAACTTCAAGAGAATGAAAATCAAAGAGTTGAAGCAGAACAATTAGAGCAACATCTTAGTTCATTAGTATGGATTTGTACATCTACTCAAAAGATGTCGAAAGTTACTGTGATAGATGCTAATAATCCAGCTGATATTTTGGAAGTCTTTAGCGTTTGTCAAGGACATTTACTTTGCATTGCAAGTGTACCTGGAGCCAAAGAGAGTGATTATGCTCAAACTATGAATGAAGATTCAATTCGAACTGCCAATGGAATAAATGagaatgataatgaaataaatacaatttcaaattccGAACAAAACATCCAAAAAAACGAACAAGAAGTTCAATCatcattggaaaaaaataaaaatgaatcagaTTCCTCAGAAGAACAAAACagtgaaaatgttaaaaaatcagATGATACTAATCAAATTATTCCTATTGAATCACAAAGTTTGGAAAGTGTAGATAGTGAAACCACAAATTTAGGCAAAGtacattttgtaaaaattaatttagaaacacCAAGCTCACAATTGGATGAAAAAGATGAtacaaatgaagaaaaacaaaataaaattgaagaagataCACCTATAGAAAAAATGTCTTCAATACAACCAACAATGTGGCTTGGAGCTCAAAATGGTGCAGTATTCGTTCATTCAGCTGTCGCTAAATGGTCAGTTTGTTTGCATTCTGTTGAATTGAAGGATGCTGCATTAGCTATTGT acatGTTCAAGGACGAGTTCTTGTTGCTCTTGCTGATGGAACTGTTGCATTATTTCGAAGAGGTGCAGATGGACAATGGGATTTGTCTCAATATCATGTGATTACTTTGGGTAGTCCACAACATTCAATTAGGTGCATGACTGCTGTTAGTGGCAAAACTGTATGGTGCGGATATAGAAATAAGATTCATGTAATAGATCCAGTATCAATGACTGTTGAG TGCACCGTGGATGCTCATCCACGACGAGAATCGCAAGTAAGACAATTAGCTTGGTTAGGTGAAGGAGTATGGGTCAGCATTAGATTAGATTCAACATTAAGACTCTATCATGCTCATACTTATCAACATCTCCAGGATGTTGATATTGAACCTTATGTTAGCAAAATGCTTGGAACTGGAAAACTTGGTTTTTCATTTGTAAGAATTACCGCATTACTCATTTCCTCAAACAGGCTTTGGATTGGCACAGGAAATGGAGTAATAATTTCTGTTCCTTTATCTGAaa gTGCTGGTGGTTCAATGGCAGTATCTAGAGTTCAAGCAGGAAATGCTAAAAATGATGTACCAGGTGTTGGTGTCAGAATTTTTGCCTCAGATCGTGGCGTTACGCCTGGCAGTTTTATACCTTATTGTAGTATGGCTCATGCGCAACTTAGTTTTCATGGGCATAGAGACGCGGTTAAAATGTTTGTTGCAGTGCCTG gTCATGGCGGTCAAAGTGCAGTATCAGATGGTTCTCAGCCTGCTATGCTTGTTCTTTCAGGTGGAGAAGGCTATATAGATTTTAGAGTTG GTGATGGAGAAGATACAGAAATAGAACGTTCTAATAATGCTGTGTCCGCTAATGCTGAAGAACACGGAGAACAAAGTCATCTAATTGTGTGGCAAGTGCAATGTCCTTTATCAGTGCCAATGAATGGCTAG
- the LOC107993771 gene encoding JNK-interacting protein 3 isoform X11, which produces MSQIQMDQETVYGTHEDSHVVMSEKVQSLAGSIYQEFEKMIARYDEDVVKDLMPLLVNVLECLDISYTENQEREVELELLREDNEQLVTQYEREKQLRKTSDQKLLELEDVAEDERKELLSKIDSLESIVRMLELKTKNSHDHGTNYGSLSSSLHRTSLYIVRLEEKEAELKREYTRLHERYTELFKTHVDYMERTKMLVGSTERLENSTSGRGPSRLPSLGLTHMSRSSGPLSYGFQSLEASINAEDIQQENPSNTVANLRTEMLDSSSEAAIETSDKSQLTDKPVQANKTTAISRHESPETEIPPPLVTPTSPTIEKIATTPSGRSRTEREQRSGNTLYQELSFQDADALGEMDEGADITGSWVHPGEYASSGMGKEVENLIMENNELLATKNALNIVKDDLIVKVDELTSEQEILREEVRALQQGRERLRQKVVVLEEELKKVKEEAEAAAKAAKSDDEEDVSLAQRKRFTRVEMARVLMERNQYKERFMELQEAVRWTEMIRATKTDPSSISGGKVSVWKFFSSLFTGPADRGTLVRGPHTLPHMRYSAPTNQVVPAPPLDTMRRRTLKGRHEFFDQGDTISSEKLVARRANERREQYRQVRAHVRKEDGRLHAYGWSLPGKPSAPVRQPVPVPVYCRPLQESEPGMKIWCGAGVNLSGGKTRDGGCMVGGSVFYAAEAQEISTNTKTEAEDAIEHLDKELQENENQRVEAEQLEQHLSSLVWICTSTQKMSKVTVIDANNPADILEVFSVCQGHLLCIASVPGAKESDYAQTMNEDSIRTANGINENDNEINTISNSEQNIQKNEQEVQSSLEKNKNESDSSEEQNSENVKKSDDTNQIIPIESQSLESVDSETTNLGKVHFVKINLETPSSQLDEKDDTNEEKQNKIEEDTPIEKMSSIQPTMWLGAQNGAVFVHSAVAKWSVCLHSVELKDAALAIVHVQGRVLVALADGTVALFRRGADGQWDLSQYHVITLGSPQHSIRCMTAVSGKTVWCGYRNKIHVIDPVSMTVECTVDAHPRRESQVRQLAWLGEGVWVSIRLDSTLRLYHAHTYQHLQDVDIEPYVSKMLGTGKLGFSFVRITALLISSNRLWIGTGNGVIISVPLSESAGGSMAVSRVQAGNAKNDVPGVGVRIFASDRGVTPGSFIPYCSMAHAQLSFHGHRDAVKMFVAVPGHGGQSAVSDGSQPAMLVLSGGEGYIDFRVGDGEDTEIERSNNAVSANAEEHGEQSHLIVWDERCNQPG; this is translated from the exons ATGAGTCAAATACAAATGGATCAAGAAACAGTATATGGAACTCATGAGGATAGTCATGTGGTCATGTCAGAAAAAGTACAATCTTTGGCTGGTAGTATTTatcaagaatttgaaaaaatgatagcTCGTTACGATGAAGATGTAGTGAAAGACCTAATGCCCCTCCTAGTCAATGTTCTAGAATGTCTAGACATATCTTATACTGAAAATCAAGAACGTGAAgttgaattagaattattaagagAAGATAACGAACAACTTGTTACGCAATATGAAAGAGAAAAGCAATTAAGAAAAACATCTGATCAA aaattattagaacTTGAAGATGTAGCagaagatgaaagaaaagaacttctatcaaaaattgatagtTTGGAATCAATTGTAAGAATGCTGGAACTGAAGACAAAAAATTCACATGATCACGGTACAAATTATGGCTCTCTCAGTTCATCCCTTCATAGAACATCCCTTTACA ttGTTCGtcttgaagaaaaagaagccgAATTGAAGCGCGAATATACTCGCCTACATGAGAGATATacggaattatttaaaacgcaTGTAGATTATATGGAAAGAACAAAAATGTTAGTTGGAAGTACagaaagattagaaaattCGACTAGTGGTCGAGGTCCATCTCGCTTACCATCTCTTGGTTTAACTCATATGTCACGAAGTTCAGGACCATTAAGCTATGGCTTTCAAAGTTTGGAAGCTAGTATAAATGCAGAGGATATTCAACAAGAAAATCCATCAAATACTGTTGCTAATTTAAGGACTGAAATGTTAGATAGTAGCAGCGAAGCTGCTATTGAGACATCTGATAAAAGTCAATTAACAGATAAACCAGTACAAGCAAATAAAACAACTGCAATTTCTAGac atgaaAGTCCAGAAACTGAAATACCTCCACCTTTGGTTACACCAACATCACCAACTATAGAGAAGATAGCTACTACTCCAAGTGGAAGAAGTAGAACAGAAAGAGAGCAACGAAGTGGTAACACATTATATCAGGAACTCAGTTTTCAAGATGCTGATGCATTAGGAGAAATGGATGAAGGAGCAGATATCACtg GTAGTTGGGTTCATCCTGGAGAATATGCTTCTTCAG gaaTGGGAAAAGAAGttgaaaatcttattatggaaaataatgaattattagcTACAAA aaatgcGCTTAACATTGTTAAAGATGATTTAATAGTTAAAGTGGATGAACTCACAag tGAACAAGAAATATTACGTGAAGAAGTTCGAGCTTTACAACAAGGTAGAGAACGATTACGGCAAAAGGTTGTTGTCcttgaagaagaattaaaaaaagttaaagaagAAGCTGAAGCAGCAGCAAAAGCAGCTAAAAGCGATGATGAAGAAGATGTATCGTTAGCACAAAGAAAAAGGTTTACTAGAGTCGAGATGGCTAGAGTTCTTATGGAAAGGAATCAATATAAAGAACGTTTTATGGAACTTCAAGAAGCAGTTAGATGGACGGAAATGATACGAGCAACAAAGACTGATCCTTCTAGTATATCAGGTGGAAAAGTATCCGTGTGGAAGTT ttTTAGTAGTCTCTTCACAGGACCTGCTGATCGAGGAACGTTAGTTCGCGGACCACATACATTACCTCACATGAGATACAGTGCACCAACCAATCAAGTTGTTCCAGCACCACCTCTGGACACTATGCGTAGACGTACGTTGAAAGGTCGCCATGAGTTTTTCGACCAAGGAGACACCAT ATCTTCTGAGAAACTCGTAGCGAGACGTGCAAATGAACGAAGAGAACAATATCGTCAAGTTCGCGCTCATGTTAGAAAAGAGGATGGACGATTACACGCTTATGGCTGGAGTTTACCTGGAAAACCAAGTGCTCCAGTTAGACAACCTGTTCCTGTGCCTGTCTATTGCAGACCTTTACAGGAATCTGAGCCTGGCATGaag ATATGGTGTGGTGCTGGTGTAAACTTAAGTGGTGGTAAAACTCGAGATGGTGGTTGTATGGTTGGAGGAAGCGTATTTTATGCTGCTGAAGCTCAAGAAATAAGTACGAACACAAAAACTGAAGCAGAAGATGCTATCGAACATTTAGATAAGGAACTTCAAGAGAATGAAAATCAAAGAGTTGAAGCAGAACAATTAGAGCAACATCTTAGTTCATTAGTATGGATTTGTACATCTACTCAAAAGATGTCGAAAGTTACTGTGATAGATGCTAATAATCCAGCTGATATTTTGGAAGTCTTTAGCGTTTGTCAAGGACATTTACTTTGCATTGCAAGTGTACCTGGAGCCAAAGAGAGTGATTATGCTCAAACTATGAATGAAGATTCAATTCGAACTGCCAATGGAATAAATGagaatgataatgaaataaatacaatttcaaattccGAACAAAACATCCAAAAAAACGAACAAGAAGTTCAATCatcattggaaaaaaataaaaatgaatcagaTTCCTCAGAAGAACAAAACagtgaaaatgttaaaaaatcagATGATACTAATCAAATTATTCCTATTGAATCACAAAGTTTGGAAAGTGTAGATAGTGAAACCACAAATTTAGGCAAAGtacattttgtaaaaattaatttagaaacacCAAGCTCACAATTGGATGAAAAAGATGAtacaaatgaagaaaaacaaaataaaattgaagaagataCACCTATAGAAAAAATGTCTTCAATACAACCAACAATGTGGCTTGGAGCTCAAAATGGTGCAGTATTCGTTCATTCAGCTGTCGCTAAATGGTCAGTTTGTTTGCATTCTGTTGAATTGAAGGATGCTGCATTAGCTATTGT acatGTTCAAGGACGAGTTCTTGTTGCTCTTGCTGATGGAACTGTTGCATTATTTCGAAGAGGTGCAGATGGACAATGGGATTTGTCTCAATATCATGTGATTACTTTGGGTAGTCCACAACATTCAATTAGGTGCATGACTGCTGTTAGTGGCAAAACTGTATGGTGCGGATATAGAAATAAGATTCATGTAATAGATCCAGTATCAATGACTGTTGAG TGCACCGTGGATGCTCATCCACGACGAGAATCGCAAGTAAGACAATTAGCTTGGTTAGGTGAAGGAGTATGGGTCAGCATTAGATTAGATTCAACATTAAGACTCTATCATGCTCATACTTATCAACATCTCCAGGATGTTGATATTGAACCTTATGTTAGCAAAATGCTTGGAACTGGAAAACTTGGTTTTTCATTTGTAAGAATTACCGCATTACTCATTTCCTCAAACAGGCTTTGGATTGGCACAGGAAATGGAGTAATAATTTCTGTTCCTTTATCTGAaa gTGCTGGTGGTTCAATGGCAGTATCTAGAGTTCAAGCAGGAAATGCTAAAAATGATGTACCAGGTGTTGGTGTCAGAATTTTTGCCTCAGATCGTGGCGTTACGCCTGGCAGTTTTATACCTTATTGTAGTATGGCTCATGCGCAACTTAGTTTTCATGGGCATAGAGACGCGGTTAAAATGTTTGTTGCAGTGCCTG gTCATGGCGGTCAAAGTGCAGTATCAGATGGTTCTCAGCCTGCTATGCTTGTTCTTTCAGGTGGAGAAGGCTATATAGATTTTAGAGTTG GTGATGGAGAAGATACAGAAATAGAACGTTCTAATAATGCTGTGTCCGCTAATGCTGAAGAACACGGAGAACAAAGTCATCTAATTGTGTG GGATGAGAGGTGCAACCAACCTggatag